The following are from one region of the Phalacrocorax carbo unplaced genomic scaffold, bPhaCar2.1 SCAFFOLD_32, whole genome shotgun sequence genome:
- the LOC135310945 gene encoding cytochrome P450 2G1-like, whose amino-acid sequence MELSGTVTFLLLLALLLFLASRRGRRALLPPGPPALPLVGNLLQISPSHTLQSLLKLSQTYGPVFTVYLGSRRVVVLRGHEAVREALVENGDAFAGRGRMPTVEETFRGHGVVFSNGERWRQLRRFSLTVLRDFGMGRKSIEGRIQEEAQILLQELRSTQGQPFDPTYLLSCAVSNIICSIVFGNRFDYRDKEFLELLQMMNDSFRELSTPWSQFYEMAETFLKYFPGPHTRIPRLLARMRSFIARRVRRNAETLEPGLPRDFIDCFLLQMEKEKDNPSSEFNMENLELTTLNLFFAGTETVSSTLRYGFLMLMKHPAVQEKVYEEIERVIGCDRPPNIEDRSQMPYTDAVIHEIQRCSDLIPMNVPHLVTRDTFFRGYLIPKDTEVYPLLSSVLHDPSAYKHPETFDPTNFLDENGCFKRNEAFVPFSSGRRVCLGEALARMELFLFLTTILQSFRLQPLVPPAQLPTAPLESGFANIPPLYQLRVVPR is encoded by the exons ATGGAGCTGAGCGGGACCGtcaccttcctcctgctgctcgccctcctcctcttcctcgcctCGCGACGGGGGCGACgggccctgctgccccccggccccccggcgctgcccctCGTGGGTAACCTCCTGCAGATCTCGCCCTCCCACACCCTCCAGTCCCTGCTGAAG CTGAGCCAGACCTACGGCCCCGTGTTCACCGTGTACCTGGGCTCGCGGCGCGTGGTGGTGCTGCGGGGGCACGAGGCGGTGCGGGAGGCGCTGGTGGAGAACGGCGACGCCTTCGCGGGCCGGGGGCGCATGCCGACGGTGGAGGAGACCTTCCGCGGGCACG GGGTGGTCTTCTCCAACGGGGAGCGCTGGCGCCAGCTGCGCCGCTTCTCCCTGACGGTGCTGCGGGATTTTGGGATGGGTCGGAAAAGCATCGAGGGCCGGATCCAGGAGGAAGCCCAGatcctgctgcaggagctgcgcAGCACCCAAG ggcaGCCTTTCGACCCCACGTACCTGTTGAGCTGCGCCGTCTCCAACATCATCTGCTCCATCGTCTTCGGGAATCGCTTCGATTACCGGGATAAGGAATTCCTGGAGCTGCTCCAGATGATGAACGACAGCTTTCGGGAGCTCAGCACCCCCTGGTCGCag TTTTATGAGATGGCCGAGACCTTCCTCAAGTACTTCCCGGGCCCCCACACCAGGATCCCGCGGCTGCTGGCGAGGATGAGGAGCTTCATCGCCCGGCGGGTGCGGAGGAACGCCGAGACCCTGGAACCCGGGCTCCCGCGGGACTTCATCGACTGCTTCCTGCTCCAGATGGAGAAG GAGAAGGACAACCCCTCGTCCGAGTTCAACATGGAGAACCTGGAGCTGACCACGCTCAACCTCTTCTTCGCTGGCACCGAGACCGTCAGCTCCACACTGCGGTACGGCTTCCTCATGCTGATGAAGCACCCCGCCGTGCAAG AGAAGGTGTACGAGGAGATCGAGCGGGTGATCGGCTGCGACCGGCCCCCCAACATCGAGGACCGGAGCCAGATGCCGTACACGGACGCCGTCATCCATGAGATCCAGCGTTGCAGCGACCTCATCCCCATGAACGTCCCCCACCTCGTCACCCGGGACACCTTCTTCCGTGGCTACCTCATCCCCAAG GACACCGAGGTGTACCCCCTGCTCAGCTCCGTCCTGCACGACCCCTCCGCCTACAAACACCCCGAAACCTTCGACCCCACAAACTTCCTGGACGAAAACGGCTGCTTCAAGAGGAACGAGGCCTTCGTCCCCTTCTCCTCAG GGAGGCGGGTGTGCCTGGGGGAGGCCTTGGCGAGGATGgagctcttcctcttcctcaccacCATCCTACAGAGCTTTCGGCTGCAGCCGCTGGTGCCGCCGGCGCAGCTGCCCACGGCCCCGCTGGAGAGCGGCTTCGCCAACATCCCCCCCCTGTACCAGCTGCGCGTGGTGCCCCGCTGA
- the LOC135310953 gene encoding LOW QUALITY PROTEIN: ras-related protein Rab-4B-like (The sequence of the model RefSeq protein was modified relative to this genomic sequence to represent the inferred CDS: deleted 1 base in 1 codon) gives RRRFKPSPIPARLGCRAPPASLAALGAPSPPQTPRVRGWRGSSLCSNPLPPRSSSPLRSVTRSYYRGAAGALLVYDITSRETYNALTNWLTDARTLASPNIVIILCGNKKDLDADREVTFLEASRFAQENELMFLETSALTGENVEEAFLKCARTILNKIESGELDPERMGSGIQYGDASLRQLRQPRGAQAQSRQQCSC, from the exons AGACGCCGGTTTAAGCCCAGTCCTATCCCCGCCAGGCTCGGCTGCAGGGCTCCTCCCGCCTCCCTGGCAGCGctgggagcccccagccccccccaaaccccgaGAGtccggggatggagggggaGTTCCCTCTGCTCTAACCCTCTTCCGCCCCGCTCTTCCTCCCCGCTCAGGTCGGTGACTAGAAGCTACTACCGGGGCGCTGCCGGCGCGCTCCTCGTGTACGACATCACCAG CCGGGAGACCTACAACGCTCTGACCAACTGGCTGACGGACGCCCGC ACCCTCGCCAGCCCCAACATCGTCATCATCCTCTGCGGGAACAAGAAAGACTTAGACGCCGACCGGGAGGTGACGTTCCTGGAGGCTTCGCGCTTCGCCCAAGAGAACG AGCTCATGTTCCTGGAGACCAGCGCCCTGACGGGGGAGAACGTGGAGGAAGCCTTCTTGAAATGCGCGAGGACCATACTGAACAAAATCGAGTCGG GCGAACTTGACCCGGAGAGGATGGGCTCAGGGATCCAGTACGGCGACGCCTCGCTCCGCCAGCtgcggcagccccggggggcCCAGGCGCAGAGCCGCCAGCAGTGCAGTTGCTGA